From the genome of Naumovozyma castellii chromosome 7, complete genome:
GGTAAAAAGTTCGTTATTAAGAATGGATAACcaagaattaaaatataagaGCAGAGAGGGGCCAGTAATGGGTATTGCTGGCATTCAACGTAGTGAGCACGAACTATTAACTGTAGTTGACGCGATACAAATAAATGAGTGTTACGGcaaagaattattagatccaaaatataaaaagaaaacacCATTTAGACTTATTGAAGTTATAATGAACCGATGGTGGTTTAGAAGTCTTTTCAACCAGAAAACCTCTTTCGAATTTCTTAACAACATCATATCAATAGAGAGGAACGCGTACTCTACATTTAACGTGATATTTCCTTTCACAGAAGAAAACATTAAGATTGCTTATAACGGAATTAATATGAACATTTTCCTACCAAATATGGTATCAGGTGACCAATTGATTTTATCTTCTAAATACAGCATACTGAACTTGAGAACTCTTACGATTACTCAAGGCGACATCAACCTTCTTTTCCAAGATCTTCAAGTGAATGAAAAACTATTGACATTCAATGAGAAAAAAGAGtataaaattgaattgaaaaggagTCTCCCTTATAAAAAGCAGACacttcaagaaattaaagataatCCGGGAGATGAACTTCCTATGAGAGAGTTGATTTTGACCGTTGAGTTGACTGTATCGAAGGCTGAAGTATCATTTCTCCTAGGCCATCATGGAGAACGCATTGAACAAATACGAAGCCTATCTTGTGCAACTATTAAAATCCTCCCCATAGAGAAAAGATTGACCCTTCGAGATTTAAACCATCCTTCACAGATAATACAGCAGCTGTCTATTACAggaaataaatattctgTTGCTGTAGCGCTTTCTCGAATTGAAGCAGAGTTGGGAATGTTCAACCTCTCCTTTGGGCGGCAATATTAAGAAATGGCATCTTTTGTTCCAATTTATTAGCTACTGTCACCAATGGCAACATCAAAATTGTAATCCCAATACGGTAATACCAATTAAAACCTGAGTTCGAGTTTTCTCGATTGACGCGCtaacaaataaattgatGGCATCGTCATTTGAGAACTGtggaaaaaattttcaacgACGCACATCTGAGTgaatagaaaaaaaaaaaaattttcacaTATCATACAAAAAgctcttcttttccttttaaTTGTAAGCTTCGACTTTTTCCAACCGTTTTTCTTATCTTGAACCTGTTTTTATTGCTTTTACTTAGTTCTTGCtcaaaagaatttcaataaaccaATATCATTAACAATGGCTGACGGTGTTTTCCAAGGTGCTATCGGTATCGATTTAGGTACTACCTACTCCTGTGTTGCTACTTATGAATCTTCTGTTGAAATTATTGCCAACGAACAAGGTAACAGAGTTACCCCATCCTTCGTTGCTTTCACTCCAGAAGAAAGATTGATTGGTGATGCTGCTAAGAATCAAGCTGCTTTGAACCCAAAAAACACTGTCTTCGACGCTAAGCGTTTGATTGGTAGACGTTTCGATGAAGATTCCGTTCAACAAGATATGAAGACTTGGCCATTCAAGGTTATCGACGTTGACGGTA
Proteins encoded in this window:
- the MER1 gene encoding Mer1p (ancestral locus Anc_2.40); this translates as MDNQELKYKSREGPVMGIAGIQRSEHELLTVVDAIQINECYGKELLDPKYKKKTPFRLIEVIMNRWWFRSLFNQKTSFEFLNNIISIERNAYSTFNVIFPFTEENIKIAYNGINMNIFLPNMVSGDQLILSSKYSILNLRTLTITQGDINLLFQDLQVNEKLLTFNEKKEYKIELKRSLPYKKQTLQEIKDNPGDELPMRELILTVELTVSKAEVSFLLGHHGERIEQIRSLSCATIKILPIEKRLTLRDLNHPSQIIQQLSITGNKYSVAVALSRIEAELGMFNLSFGRQY